A genomic region of Stenotrophomonas sp. NA06056 contains the following coding sequences:
- a CDS encoding ATP-binding protein, producing MIALPRRTRTPVLLVLLTLWPCTSASDNQQEEWGAGREVRVAAAPTLYPAPEDVGTPEVLQTVAHGYAALVARHSGLAFVEIPFPSTYAAMNAVCEGQADLVLVQDAGDGSRLPCPNLALSRSFPGGVSVLAGRIGERLPRHLSDASTLRIAAVEGGPYPVWLADRYPAVAVLPKPSMRAALAAVDAGSADAAIGIESTAGAMTRRHFSHSLRLQVLDVSFPTQFHLLARREDQSLLERIEVALDDITIEEHAQLLQRWARQSLPIALGQSTGGWLDRLALWLLPAAALLLTIPLLAMRMLRRQRGRDQRQAQMTGVISHEVRNSAQAVMASIDLLGQAPLPAGQRELVAAAANAGHALRGLLNRALDFSRLASGTFRPKRVPCDVPAICTQALQSIAPQAQKKSLSLQFSAPDAAFPLLLTDPDCLRQLLDNLLGNAIKFTDVGGVELRLQLDAPAKAASLLIEVIDSGIGIAPAQMSGLFEPFQQADAGKERGGSGLGLSICRTLANAMGGTLDAHSVLGRGTRFILRLPAERVPEGVSVTSAVPAASPLIGTRILLVEDHALNRRVIAAQLQRWGATVLEAATAADALAVQMKTPCPLVLLDIGLPGMDGYALARQLRLQEVQRAPRARLLALSAFTGGDHALRCQAAGIDAVLVKPLQIDALLQALDQPAAATSIEDAAHELAAAYEEDIDRELQCLQEAVDCCDAQRLRYHAHRLQGALQMLGAGCMAALAGELWELGDHALPEWAEAARLLAEMQAWRGSRVAGTAPAP from the coding sequence GTGATCGCGCTGCCGAGGCGCACCCGCACTCCCGTGCTGTTGGTGCTGCTCACCCTGTGGCCCTGCACGTCTGCCAGTGACAACCAGCAGGAAGAATGGGGGGCGGGGCGCGAGGTACGGGTGGCCGCAGCGCCTACGCTGTACCCCGCCCCCGAAGACGTGGGCACCCCCGAGGTGCTGCAGACAGTGGCGCATGGCTATGCGGCACTCGTCGCCCGTCATTCCGGCCTGGCCTTTGTCGAAATCCCCTTCCCCAGCACCTACGCCGCGATGAATGCGGTCTGTGAGGGGCAGGCTGACCTGGTACTGGTGCAGGACGCTGGCGACGGGTCGCGCCTGCCCTGCCCCAACCTGGCCCTCTCGCGCAGCTTCCCGGGTGGCGTGAGCGTGCTTGCCGGCCGCATTGGCGAACGCTTGCCGCGCCACCTTTCCGATGCCAGCACGCTGCGGATCGCCGCCGTTGAGGGTGGCCCTTACCCTGTGTGGCTCGCTGATCGTTACCCGGCAGTTGCCGTGCTGCCCAAGCCCAGCATGCGCGCGGCGCTGGCGGCGGTGGATGCTGGCAGTGCCGATGCGGCGATCGGTATTGAATCCACTGCGGGCGCAATGACACGGCGTCATTTTTCCCACAGCCTGCGGCTGCAGGTGCTTGACGTCAGTTTTCCAACCCAGTTTCATCTCCTGGCCAGGCGCGAAGACCAGAGCCTGCTTGAGCGCATCGAGGTGGCGCTGGATGACATCACCATCGAAGAGCATGCCCAGTTGCTGCAGCGCTGGGCCCGGCAGTCGCTGCCCATCGCGCTCGGTCAGTCAACCGGCGGATGGCTCGACCGCCTTGCACTCTGGTTGTTGCCCGCTGCCGCGCTACTGCTGACGATTCCATTGCTGGCCATGCGAATGCTGCGCCGGCAACGCGGCCGCGATCAGAGGCAGGCACAGATGACGGGCGTCATCAGTCATGAGGTGCGCAATTCCGCCCAGGCGGTCATGGCGTCCATCGATCTGTTGGGGCAGGCGCCTCTGCCTGCTGGCCAGCGTGAGCTGGTGGCCGCCGCGGCCAATGCCGGCCACGCCCTGCGCGGGCTGCTCAACCGCGCACTGGACTTCTCCCGCCTGGCCAGTGGCACCTTCCGGCCAAAGCGGGTGCCCTGCGACGTTCCCGCGATCTGCACGCAGGCGCTGCAGTCCATTGCGCCACAGGCGCAGAAGAAGTCGCTGAGCCTGCAGTTCTCCGCGCCTGATGCGGCGTTCCCCCTTCTGTTGACGGACCCGGATTGTCTGCGCCAACTGCTCGACAACCTGCTCGGCAATGCCATCAAGTTCACCGACGTCGGGGGCGTTGAACTGCGCCTGCAGCTCGACGCGCCAGCAAAGGCCGCATCGCTGCTGATAGAGGTCATCGACAGTGGCATCGGCATCGCGCCGGCACAGATGAGCGGCCTGTTCGAGCCCTTCCAGCAGGCCGATGCGGGTAAGGAGCGCGGCGGCAGCGGACTGGGGCTGTCCATCTGTCGAACGCTGGCCAACGCCATGGGCGGCACCCTGGACGCACATAGCGTGCTCGGCCGCGGCACCCGCTTCATTCTTCGCCTGCCGGCGGAACGGGTGCCGGAGGGTGTGTCCGTCACGTCAGCGGTGCCTGCCGCGTCCCCGCTGATCGGCACGCGCATTCTGCTGGTCGAGGATCACGCGCTGAACCGACGGGTCATTGCAGCGCAGCTGCAGCGCTGGGGCGCGACGGTGCTGGAAGCTGCCACGGCCGCCGATGCGTTGGCGGTGCAGATGAAGACGCCCTGCCCGCTGGTGCTGCTCGACATCGGCCTGCCGGGAATGGATGGCTACGCGCTGGCCCGGCAACTGCGGCTGCAGGAGGTGCAAAGGGCGCCTCGCGCTCGGTTGCTTGCGCTTTCCGCATTTACCGGTGGCGACCACGCGCTACGCTGCCAGGCTGCCGGCATCGATGCCGTGCTGGTCAAGCCGCTGCAGATTGATGCGCTGCTGCAGGCGCTGGATCAACCTGCGGCCGCCACTTCCATCGAGGATGCGGCTCACGAGTTGGCGGCTGCTTACGAAGAAGATATTGATCGCGAGTTGCAATGCCTGCAGGAGGCGGTCGACTGCTGCGACGCCCAGCGGCTGCGCTATCACGCGCATCGCCTGCAAGGTGCGCTGCAGATGCTCGGCGCGGGCTGCATGGCGGCGCTTGCCGGCGAACTATGGGAGCTGGGCGACCACGCGCTACCCGAGTGGGCCGAGGCAGCTCGCCTGCTGGCCGAGATGCAAGCCTGGCGCGGCTCCCGGGTTGCGGGAACCGCGCCCGCGCCCTGA
- a CDS encoding zonular occludens toxin domain-containing protein: MLTWSRVQSDPYDEKVRDKAEEEIWSYPKALYSRYRSATLHTASHKFKVPKRIWQALSVTIVLIFGV; encoded by the coding sequence GTGCTTACGTGGTCGCGCGTCCAAAGCGATCCCTACGATGAAAAAGTGCGCGACAAGGCCGAGGAAGAAATCTGGTCCTACCCGAAGGCGCTGTACAGCCGCTATCGCAGTGCGACGCTGCACACGGCCAGTCACAAATTCAAGGTTCCCAAGAGGATTTGGCAGGCGCTTTCGGTAACCATCGTGCTGATTTTTGGTGTCTGA
- a CDS encoding GntR family transcriptional regulator, with product MSDIQWSDDIPIYRQLKKRVIAMMLDGILKPGDALPSVRQMAANYQLNTITVSRAYQELADEGLVERRRGLGMFMTEQAATHLRSSERDHFLDEEWTAVLERIQRLGLSLAELLPQRKV from the coding sequence ATGAGTGACATCCAGTGGAGCGATGACATTCCCATCTACCGTCAGTTGAAGAAGCGTGTGATTGCCATGATGCTCGACGGAATTCTCAAGCCGGGCGATGCCCTTCCTTCGGTGCGCCAGATGGCCGCCAATTACCAACTCAATACCATCACCGTTTCGCGCGCTTACCAGGAGCTGGCCGATGAAGGCTTGGTCGAAAGGCGCCGCGGCCTGGGCATGTTCATGACCGAGCAGGCCGCCACGCACCTGCGCAGCAGCGAGCGTGACCACTTCCTCGATGAAGAATGGACGGCCGTGTTGGAGCGCATCCAGCGCCTAGGCCTAAGTCTCGCCGAGTTGCTGCCCCAGCGGAAAGTCTGA
- the dsr1 gene encoding anti-phage defense-associated sirtuin Dsr1 produces MQFVRHGPDIPERLLQAHEDGRVVFFCGAGISYPARLPGFAGLVEKVYAALATAPNAVQQAAIKAGQFDTAIGLLEADIVGGREKVRRALAGILTPDLSAPNATATHEALLTLGKCRNGHARLITTNFDRLFEEVIAAKSLHIEHFQAPLLPVPKNRWDGLVYLHGLLSAGPTASELDRLVVSSGDFGLAYLTERWAARFVSELFRNYTVCFVGYSINDPVLRYMMDALAADRLLGESPPEMFAFGSFSKGKEEERANEWRAKNVTPILYREHNRHAYLHKTLRAWAETYRDGVRGKERIVAECAMARPLATTRQDDFVGRLLWALSDPGGLPARRFADLDPVPSLDWLEPLSEERYRHGDLGRFGVPSITTADDKLTFSLTRRPSPYPLAPSMCIVDAGARSSRWDEVMRQLARWLIRHLNDPGLLLWMVKRGGQLHDDLVWWIEHRLDELAKLEHDGGTAELARIREGAPNAIPGALMRTLWRLLLTGRVKSWLREFDLYRWHDRFKRDGLTPTLRLELREMLTPRVALREPFRRPGEDDETHEPQRTRELVEWEIVLSADHVHSSLRELRSDERWDAALPELLSDVSALLRDTLDLMRELGGAEDRSDLSYIHQPSISEHPQNQKFQDWTALIDLTRDAWLATVAQSPARALLVAQSWSHAPYPLFRRLAFFAAAQDGAISHRQALDWLLADDHCWLWSVETEREAMRLLAALTPHLDEVMLRELEEALLAGPPRNMFNDDIEPERWISIVDREIWLRLAKIVEVGAVLGRVARDRLDGLSVQYPEWRIEADHRDEFPYWMGDGDEWRKFVATPRRRRELIEWLRQQSSPDHWQEDDWRQRCRDNFATTACALCALAKEGVWPTERWREALQSWSEEKLLKRSWRYMAPILAAAPDEVLQALAHGVSWWLQAIAQTFEVHEALFFVLARRVLALDDQDSVDTDDLVGRAINHPVGHVTEALLRRWYRRSLEDGQGLPEEIRRTFTELCDTLIDKYRHGRVLLAAHVIALFRVDGDWATQHLLPLFDWQRSEAEARAAWKGFLWSPRLYRPLMELLKPAFLETARHYAELGKHDGQYASLLTFAALDPGEVFNAAELAAATHALPPDGLGDAARALVRALEGAGEQRADYWTNRIAPYLHAIWPKSRVNISPAIAERLGRLCVSAQNAFPEALTLLRPWLQPPPHPDYLVHRLHEAGLCGKFPEQALDFLSLVIGDQKQWMPRNLGDCLSEILSVAPDLDSDQRFQQLFVYSRRGG; encoded by the coding sequence ATGCAGTTCGTCCGCCACGGCCCCGACATCCCCGAACGTCTGCTGCAGGCGCACGAAGATGGGCGCGTGGTGTTCTTCTGCGGCGCGGGCATTTCTTACCCGGCGCGCCTACCGGGCTTCGCGGGGCTGGTGGAGAAGGTGTATGCGGCCTTGGCCACCGCGCCCAACGCGGTGCAGCAGGCGGCCATCAAGGCCGGGCAGTTCGATACCGCCATCGGCCTGCTGGAGGCAGACATCGTCGGTGGGCGCGAGAAGGTGCGCCGGGCGCTGGCCGGCATCCTGACACCCGATCTCAGTGCCCCGAACGCAACCGCCACCCATGAAGCTTTGCTGACGCTGGGCAAATGTCGCAACGGCCACGCCCGCCTCATTACAACCAACTTCGATCGTCTGTTCGAAGAGGTGATTGCGGCGAAGTCCCTCCACATCGAGCACTTTCAGGCGCCACTACTGCCGGTGCCGAAGAACCGTTGGGATGGCCTGGTGTATCTGCATGGCCTACTCAGTGCTGGACCGACCGCGAGCGAGCTTGATCGCTTGGTCGTATCCAGTGGTGATTTCGGCCTGGCCTATCTCACCGAGCGCTGGGCGGCGCGTTTCGTCAGCGAGTTGTTCCGCAACTACACAGTGTGCTTCGTCGGCTACAGCATCAACGACCCGGTGCTTCGCTACATGATGGATGCGCTGGCCGCCGACCGTCTGTTGGGTGAGTCGCCGCCAGAGATGTTTGCCTTCGGCAGTTTCTCCAAAGGCAAGGAAGAGGAACGGGCCAACGAGTGGCGGGCCAAGAATGTCACGCCCATCCTTTACCGCGAGCACAACCGGCACGCCTATCTGCACAAGACGCTGCGCGCCTGGGCCGAAACCTATCGCGACGGCGTGCGTGGCAAGGAACGCATCGTGGCCGAATGCGCCATGGCTCGCCCCTTGGCCACAACCCGGCAAGACGATTTCGTCGGGCGCTTGCTGTGGGCACTGAGCGATCCGGGCGGCCTGCCCGCCAGGCGCTTTGCCGATCTGGACCCGGTGCCGTCACTGGATTGGCTGGAGCCGCTGAGCGAGGAACGCTACCGGCATGGCGACCTGGGGCGCTTTGGTGTGCCGTCAATAACGACCGCAGATGACAAGCTCACATTCAGCCTGACCCGCCGACCTTCGCCGTATCCGCTCGCGCCGTCGATGTGCATCGTCGATGCTGGCGCGCGCAGCAGCCGTTGGGACGAGGTGATGCGGCAACTGGCGCGCTGGCTGATCCGTCATCTGAACGACCCGGGCCTTTTGCTGTGGATGGTCAAGCGGGGCGGGCAGCTGCATGACGATCTGGTGTGGTGGATCGAACATCGTCTGGACGAGCTGGCCAAGCTGGAGCACGACGGCGGCACCGCCGAGTTAGCGCGCATTCGTGAGGGCGCACCCAACGCGATTCCCGGCGCGCTGATGCGCACCCTATGGCGGCTGCTGCTGACTGGGCGAGTCAAATCGTGGCTGCGCGAGTTCGACCTGTACCGCTGGCACGACCGCTTCAAGCGCGATGGCCTTACTCCTACCTTGCGCCTGGAACTACGCGAGATGTTGACACCACGCGTAGCGCTGCGCGAACCGTTCCGCCGGCCCGGCGAGGACGACGAGACTCATGAGCCGCAGCGCACCAGGGAGCTGGTGGAATGGGAGATCGTGCTGTCGGCAGATCACGTCCATTCTAGCCTGCGCGAACTGCGCAGTGATGAGCGCTGGGACGCTGCACTTCCGGAGCTGCTCTCCGATGTCAGTGCCCTGTTGCGTGACACGCTTGATCTGATGCGCGAGCTCGGTGGCGCCGAGGACAGGAGCGACCTGTCCTATATACATCAACCCTCGATCAGTGAACATCCACAGAACCAGAAATTCCAGGACTGGACGGCATTGATTGACCTCACCCGGGATGCGTGGCTCGCCACTGTTGCGCAGTCGCCGGCGCGGGCATTGCTCGTGGCGCAGTCTTGGTCGCACGCGCCCTATCCGCTGTTCCGGCGCCTCGCCTTCTTTGCCGCGGCACAGGACGGCGCAATCTCCCATCGCCAGGCGCTTGACTGGCTGCTGGCGGACGATCACTGCTGGCTGTGGTCGGTGGAAACCGAACGGGAGGCCATGCGCCTGCTGGCGGCACTGACGCCGCATCTGGATGAGGTGATGCTGAGGGAGCTGGAGGAGGCCTTGCTCGCCGGTCCTCCACGAAACATGTTTAATGACGACATCGAGCCGGAGCGCTGGATCAGTATCGTAGACCGCGAAATCTGGCTCCGGCTGGCAAAGATCGTCGAGGTCGGCGCGGTATTGGGCAGGGTCGCCAGAGACAGGCTGGACGGACTTTCAGTTCAGTATCCTGAGTGGCGAATCGAGGCAGATCACCGAGATGAGTTTCCTTACTGGATGGGCGATGGCGACGAGTGGCGCAAGTTCGTCGCCACGCCGCGTCGTCGCCGTGAACTGATCGAGTGGCTCAGGCAGCAATCCAGCCCAGATCATTGGCAGGAGGATGACTGGCGGCAGCGCTGTCGCGACAATTTTGCCACGACCGCCTGTGCCCTGTGCGCCTTGGCCAAGGAGGGTGTATGGCCTACGGAGCGCTGGCGCGAAGCTCTGCAGTCCTGGTCAGAGGAAAAGCTCCTGAAGCGCTCCTGGCGTTACATGGCTCCGATCCTGGCCGCCGCACCTGATGAAGTCCTGCAGGCGCTGGCCCATGGTGTCAGCTGGTGGCTACAGGCCATTGCCCAGACATTCGAAGTCCATGAAGCACTCTTCTTCGTTCTCGCCCGCCGTGTTCTGGCGCTGGATGACCAGGATAGCGTCGATACCGACGACCTCGTCGGGCGAGCCATCAATCATCCTGTGGGCCACGTAACCGAGGCACTGCTACGCAGGTGGTATCGGCGCTCGTTAGAAGATGGGCAGGGCTTGCCAGAAGAGATCAGGCGCACGTTCACCGAGCTCTGCGATACCCTGATCGACAAGTATCGGCATGGTCGTGTATTGCTGGCGGCCCATGTTATCGCGTTGTTCCGCGTCGACGGAGATTGGGCGACGCAGCACCTGTTGCCGCTTTTCGACTGGCAGCGCTCAGAAGCCGAAGCGCGTGCTGCGTGGAAAGGATTTCTATGGTCGCCGCGACTCTACCGCCCGCTAATGGAATTGCTCAAGCCGGCCTTCCTGGAGACCGCGCGCCACTATGCGGAGTTGGGCAAGCACGACGGGCAGTACGCATCATTGCTGACATTCGCCGCCCTCGACCCGGGTGAAGTATTCAACGCTGCCGAGCTCGCGGCTGCCACTCATGCATTGCCCCCGGATGGTTTGGGCGATGCTGCACGGGCATTGGTGAGGGCGCTGGAGGGAGCGGGTGAGCAACGTGCCGACTATTGGACGAACCGTATTGCCCCGTATCTGCACGCCATCTGGCCCAAGTCGCGAGTTAACATTTCACCCGCCATCGCCGAAAGGCTCGGCCGCCTTTGTGTATCAGCACAGAATGCGTTCCCCGAGGCTTTGACGCTACTCCGCCCCTGGTTGCAACCACCGCCCCATCCTGACTATTTGGTGCATCGACTACACGAGGCAGGTCTCTGCGGCAAGTTCCCCGAACAAGCATTGGACTTCCTCAGTTTGGTGATAGGGGATCAGAAGCAGTGGATGCCCCGTAACCTTGGGGATTGCCTTAGTGAGATCCTCTCGGTCGCGCCAGACCTCGATAGTGACCAACGTTTCCAACAGCTATTCGTCTACTCAAGGCGGGGTGGGTGA
- a CDS encoding response regulator transcription factor: MSDATVAAEWSPRHSALTTLPRMNGFPAPRRLRLALLDDHDVVRRGTAFHLGNDMRFEIVASHSDSLAFVLALQQCHADVAIIDITLAPTDISGTALVRHLRKALPRVTLLGFAGQNSVATINHLLDAGISGFVGKSEHLDELSDAVVRVAHGLCRIPPSCRLLAPCDALSRNEREVIQLVLDGLTVSEIALHRHRSVKTVSTQKVAALRKLGLRNDAEIFAMRQQLETL; encoded by the coding sequence ATGTCCGACGCGACAGTGGCGGCAGAATGGTCGCCACGCCACTCGGCGCTGACAACACTCCCGCGCATGAACGGATTCCCTGCACCGCGTCGGCTTCGCCTGGCGCTGCTTGACGACCATGATGTCGTCCGCCGCGGCACCGCCTTTCACCTGGGCAACGACATGCGCTTTGAGATCGTGGCCAGCCACAGTGACAGTTTGGCCTTTGTACTTGCCCTGCAGCAATGCCACGCGGACGTTGCCATCATCGACATTACCCTGGCGCCCACCGACATCAGTGGCACAGCGCTGGTGCGGCATCTACGGAAGGCGCTGCCAAGAGTGACGTTGCTTGGCTTCGCCGGGCAGAACTCTGTAGCAACCATCAACCACCTGCTGGACGCGGGCATCAGCGGCTTTGTCGGCAAATCCGAGCACCTGGATGAGCTTTCCGACGCGGTTGTGCGCGTTGCCCACGGGCTCTGCCGCATCCCGCCTTCGTGCAGACTGCTGGCACCCTGCGATGCCCTGAGCCGGAATGAGCGCGAGGTCATCCAGCTGGTCCTGGATGGACTGACCGTTTCGGAGATTGCTTTGCACCGGCACCGCAGCGTCAAGACCGTCAGCACACAGAAGGTCGCCGCCCTGCGCAAGCTGGGCCTGCGAAATGATGCGGAGATCTTTGCAATGCGGCAGCAGCTGGAGACCCTGTGA